The Scomber japonicus isolate fScoJap1 chromosome 9, fScoJap1.pri, whole genome shotgun sequence genome includes a region encoding these proteins:
- the nsmfb gene encoding NMDA receptor synaptonuclear signaling and neuronal migration factor codes for MGTAVSKRKNLRSDAISSVAAKVRAARAFGEYLSNTNPENRNGADHLLSDTFPGQDCDSPDVSRLHNNNLPPQSRCLPITKPNPSSQSNPSVHLQSQPQTNAIQAQAPCGPSKRRLSAERSLSTENPPGARVPEGGTAVKPARVYTITQEGGMTLGGRGSEESLELEVLKGSREQPPSQAPDNNPSCTSQPSAAVARGSHHRSSHNRSNHHHAHQHHGGPASSSQPLQSSGSANNIRDWGLRKGGSRDDYTPDCVACIRAPCQSQRSLDLDTSPRDGGKHRKKLERMYSEDRASTDDREDNPNSWFPKENMFSFQTATTTMQAISAFRGIAERKRRKREQEAATAMERNFRKHLRMVGSRRMKVQTFADRRAKSFSRSWSDPTPVKPDSLHDSRDSGELQTSSGTLDEGPDEDADREEEREAERAACEGDDFIPPKIMLISSKVPKAEYVPNIIRRDDPSIIPILYDHEHATFDDILEEIEKKLTAYRKGCKIWNMLIFCQGGPGHLYLLKNKVATFAKVEKEDDMIQFWRRLSRLMSKLNPEPNLIHIMGCYVLGSANGEKLIQTLKRLMRPSSVEFKSPLELSAQGKEMIEMYFDFRLFRLWKSRQHSKLLDYDDLL; via the exons AGCAGCCAGAGCATTCGGAGAATACCTGTCCAATACCAATCCAGAGAACCGTAACGGAGCAG ATCATCTATTGTCTGACACTTTCCCCGGCCAGGACTGCGACTCTCCAGACGTCAGCCGCTTGCATAACAACAATCTGCCGCCACAGAGCCGCTGTTTGCCCATAACTAAGCCTAACCCTTCCAGCCAGTCAAACCCCAGTGTTCACCTACAATCCCAGCCTCAGACTAACGCCATACAGGCTCAAGCACCTTGTGGACCCTCCAAACGTCGACTCTCTGCGGAGCGCAGCCTCTCCACAGAGAACCCACCAGGTGCCAGAGTCCCAGAAGGGGGCACGGCGGTGAAGCCAGCCAGGGTGTACACCATCACccaggagggagggatgacCCTAGGGGGCCGTGGCAGTGAGGAGAGCCTGGAGCTGGAGGTTCTGAAAGGCTCCAGGGAGCAGCCTCCATCCCAGGCTCCGGACAACAACCCGTCATGCACCAGCCAACCTTCCGCCGCAGTCGCTCGTGGTAGCCATCACCGTAGCAGCCATAACCGCAGCAACCATCACCATGCCCACCAGCATCACGGAGGCCCGGCATCATCATCGCAGCCACTGCAGAGCTCAGGGAGCGCCAACAACATCCGGGACTGGGGGCTGAGAAAAGGGGGGTCGCGGGACGACTACACCCCAGACTGTGTGGCCTGCATTCGTGCTCCATGTCAAAGCCAGCGCTCCCTGGACCTTGATACCTCACCGCGGGATGGAGGGAAGCACCGCAAGAAACTGGAGAGGATGTACAGCGAGGACAGAGCGTCTACTGATGACAGGG AGGACAATCCTAATAGCTGGTTCCCCAAAGAGAATATGTTCAGCTTTCAGacagccaccaccaccatgcaGGC AATATC GGCTTTCCGGGGCATTGCTGAGAGAAAGAGGCGGAAAAGAGAGCAGGAGGCAGCTACCGCGATGGAGAG AAATTTCCGCAAACACCTTAGGATGGTGGGCAGCCGCAGGATGAAGGTCCAGA CCTTCGCCGACCGCCGTGCCAAGAGTTTCAGCCGCTCGTGGAGTGACCCCACCCCTGTCAAGCCTGACTCACTGCATGACTCCAGAGACA GTGGCGAGCTTCAGACCTCCTCAGGGACACTAGATGAAGGGCCGGATGAGGATGccgacagggaggaggagagggaggcggAGAGAGCGGCCTGTGAAGGGGACGATTTTATCCCTCCTAAAATCATG CTGATATCCTCCAAGGTCCCGAAGGCTGAATATGTTCCCAACATCATTCGTAGGGACGACCCCTCCATCATCCCTATTCTCTAT GACCATGAACATGCCACGTTTGATGACATCCTTG AGGAGATAGAGAAGAAGCTGACTGCCTACAGAAAAGGCTGCAAAATCTGGAACATGCTCATTTTCTGCCAG GGAGGACCAGGACATCTGTACCTGCTGAAGAATAAAGTCGCTACCTTTGCCAAAGTGGAGAAGGAAGATGACATGATCCA GTTTTGGCGGCGGCTCAGCAGGTTGATGAGCAAGCTTAACCCAGAGCCTAACCTCATCCATATCATGGGATGTTATGTGCTGGGGAGCGCCAATGGAGAAAAG CTGATTCAGACTCTGAAGAGACTGATGAGACCCTCCTCAGTCGAATTCAAGTCCCCACTAGAGCTGTCCGCACAGG